One segment of Desulfovibrio inopinatus DSM 10711 DNA contains the following:
- a CDS encoding lactate utilization protein translates to MNDPLNTYYRGRLEQTAKALQKNQFDAHVFDTVQDAQDFLLNTIIPTSKPKSIAFGGSTTLVSTGMFDAIKKVEGTEILDTYDPSVPRDEFIERRRQALLSDLFVTSTNAVSEDGALINLDGTGNRVAAIAFGPKQVVIVAGRNKLVSDTHAGLDRVTEIAAPVNAMRLDRKTPCTKTLHCEDCSSPERICNVWTISVKSSPPKRIIVLLVNEDIGF, encoded by the coding sequence ATGAATGATCCCTTGAACACGTATTATCGAGGCCGATTAGAACAAACCGCAAAGGCCTTGCAGAAGAATCAATTTGATGCTCATGTTTTTGACACCGTGCAAGACGCACAGGACTTTCTCCTTAATACCATTATCCCTACATCCAAACCGAAGAGCATTGCGTTTGGCGGCTCGACGACACTTGTTTCAACCGGCATGTTCGATGCTATAAAAAAGGTTGAAGGTACCGAAATCCTCGACACATACGACCCTTCAGTCCCACGCGACGAATTCATTGAGCGTCGGCGCCAAGCCCTGCTCTCGGACCTCTTTGTGACGAGTACGAACGCTGTGAGTGAAGACGGTGCACTGATCAATCTCGATGGAACAGGCAATCGTGTTGCGGCCATCGCCTTTGGTCCCAAGCAGGTCGTCATTGTGGCGGGAAGAAACAAACTCGTTTCGGACACTCACGCCGGACTTGACCGCGTTACGGAAATTGCCGCTCCAGTCAACGCCATGCGCCTGGACCGTAAAACACCATGCACGAAAACTCTACACTGTGAAGACTGCTCCAGCCCTGAGCGCATTTGCAATGTCTGGACGATCTCGGTCAAGTCGTCCCCACCGAAACGTATTATTGTGTTGCTTGTCAACGAAGATATCGGCTTCTAA
- the lipA gene encoding lipoyl synthase: MSASSSNTSLKRKRLPPWLRVRLPGSSDFAETKGLVAKKGLHTVCENARCPNIFECYEKKSATFLIMGEICTRFCTFCNIAGARPVTPQPLDPGEPNRVAEAAVELGAKHVVITSVTRDDLVDGGAAHFAATIRAVHKALPGASVEVLIPDFKADSDALECVIAAEPDIINHNVETVVELQPLIRPQANFERSLGVLSLVKKLSPGLLTKSGLMVGLGEDDEQVRQTLVQLAGIDCDIVTIGQYLSPSRKHREPDRYVFPETFDAYAEFGHAAGIPYVFSGPRVRSSYNAATIMNRLKANLES, encoded by the coding sequence GTGTCCGCATCTTCTTCGAATACTTCCTTGAAACGTAAACGCCTTCCCCCCTGGCTGCGGGTGCGCCTGCCCGGAAGTTCTGATTTTGCCGAGACAAAAGGGCTTGTCGCAAAAAAAGGGCTTCATACTGTGTGTGAAAACGCCAGATGCCCCAATATATTTGAATGCTATGAAAAAAAATCCGCAACATTTCTCATCATGGGCGAAATCTGTACCCGGTTCTGTACATTTTGTAATATTGCAGGAGCGCGTCCAGTCACTCCGCAACCGCTTGATCCCGGTGAGCCGAATCGGGTTGCTGAAGCCGCTGTTGAGCTTGGGGCGAAGCATGTCGTTATTACATCGGTGACTCGTGATGACCTTGTTGATGGAGGAGCTGCGCATTTTGCCGCAACCATCCGAGCTGTGCACAAGGCGTTGCCTGGAGCCAGTGTGGAAGTGCTTATTCCGGATTTCAAGGCGGATAGCGATGCTTTGGAGTGTGTCATTGCAGCAGAGCCTGATATCATTAATCATAATGTGGAAACTGTTGTTGAATTGCAGCCCCTTATCCGTCCTCAGGCGAATTTTGAACGGAGTTTAGGCGTTCTTTCTCTGGTTAAAAAGCTCTCGCCGGGGCTCTTGACGAAAAGCGGTCTTATGGTCGGCCTTGGTGAAGACGATGAGCAAGTCAGACAAACACTGGTTCAACTGGCCGGTATCGACTGTGACATCGTGACGATTGGCCAGTATCTTTCTCCAAGTCGTAAACATCGTGAACCGGATCGCTATGTTTTTCCTGAAACGTTTGATGCGTATGCGGAGTTTGGACACGCGGCTGGTATTCCGTATGTGTTCAGTGGACCCAGAGTGCGCAGTAGTTATAATGCTGCGACGATTATGAATCGGCTTAAGGCGAATTTGGAGAGCTGA